A window of the Phaseolus vulgaris cultivar G19833 chromosome 5, P. vulgaris v2.0, whole genome shotgun sequence genome harbors these coding sequences:
- the LOC137833888 gene encoding VQ motif-containing protein 1-like, producing MASGGCSRGPVKVVIINTQYVETDATSFKSVVQKLTGKDSDTSEPQAERKRHDKGGTERSFFMRDLSFKDFDRLLREMPPLNDLWAD from the coding sequence atggcTAGTGGTGGATGCAGCCGGGGACCTGTTAAGGTTGTGATAATCAACACCCAATACGTTGAAACCGATGCCACGAGCTTCAAATCTGTGGTGCAGAAGCTTACGGGTAAAGATTCCGACACATCGGAACCACAGGCTGAAAGAAAAAGACACGACAAAGGTGGGACGGAGAGGTCGTTTTTTATGAGAGATCTGTCGTTTAAGGACTTCGATAGGTTACTCCGAGAGATGCCACCGCTAAACGACCTCTGGGCTGATTAA